The Methanobrevibacter thaueri genome contains a region encoding:
- a CDS encoding DUF3795 domain-containing protein yields the protein MKMPGELDSKLLAPCGINCISCEKFQNPCGGCLISDDGKSKASLKCKIKTCFDKKNFIYCGRCSEFPCPQMKKHSKKYIKRHGLDTLSSAKRIKTTGIGRMMAQDRERWSCPECGGVVKFQNKTCSECGFKVGVSDIS from the coding sequence ATGAAAATGCCTGGCGAACTTGACTCAAAATTACTGGCTCCCTGTGGAATCAATTGCATCAGCTGCGAGAAATTTCAAAATCCATGTGGAGGTTGCCTGATTAGTGACGACGGCAAGAGCAAGGCTAGTCTAAAATGTAAAATTAAAACCTGTTTTGACAAGAAGAATTTCATCTACTGTGGACGCTGCAGCGAGTTTCCATGCCCACAAATGAAAAAGCACTCAAAGAAATATATCAAAAGACATGGCCTCGACACATTAAGCTCCGCCAAAAGAATCAAGACAACAGGCATCGGCAGGATGATGGCACAGGACCGTGAAAGGTGGTCATGTCCAGAATGTGGAGGCGTTGTGAAATTCCAAAATAAAACCTGCAGCGAGTGCGGATTTAAAGTGGGAGTGTCCGATATTAGTTAA
- a CDS encoding ABC transporter substrate-binding protein has product MEKKIKVIILLLVILVVAGVATHMFLTPSTVETVGSKNVTDMIDRDVEIPASVSNVVATSPPMTTVLYMIAPDKLKAVNFQWTDDELKYVPGQYQNYPVVGGWYGTQDGSYEEFIASEPDIVIESIDEGGDGDASTVKERQEKFGTIPVVAVKDTTNVETIGESITFMGEVVGAQDKAKELNDFNDRYLNIVHDKASKLSDSDKKTVYYAQGDDGLQTNPSHSTHGQLIDLVGGVNVADSLNQGNTTGGIQVSIEQVISWNPDVIITNDPEFYASVYDNPNWAKLDAVKNKEVYLSPQSPFKWFDRPVGANMIIGVPWTAKVIYPDDYKDINMVDATKEFYSNFYHFDLSDDEAKQILIDSGLKESNL; this is encoded by the coding sequence ATGGAAAAGAAAATTAAAGTAATAATCTTGTTATTGGTGATTTTAGTTGTGGCGGGAGTGGCCACTCACATGTTTTTAACACCTTCAACTGTAGAAACGGTAGGTTCTAAGAACGTAACCGATATGATTGATAGGGATGTCGAAATTCCTGCATCTGTCAGCAATGTTGTGGCAACAAGCCCTCCGATGACTACCGTTTTATACATGATTGCACCCGACAAACTGAAAGCGGTCAATTTCCAATGGACAGATGACGAGTTAAAGTATGTTCCAGGCCAATATCAAAACTATCCTGTTGTTGGAGGATGGTATGGAACACAAGATGGAAGTTATGAGGAATTCATAGCCTCAGAACCGGACATTGTCATAGAATCAATTGACGAAGGCGGAGACGGTGACGCATCAACCGTTAAGGAACGTCAGGAAAAATTCGGAACAATACCTGTAGTTGCGGTTAAGGATACCACAAATGTCGAAACAATAGGGGAATCCATAACCTTTATGGGTGAGGTCGTTGGTGCTCAGGACAAGGCAAAAGAACTCAACGATTTCAATGACAGGTACTTGAATATTGTCCATGATAAGGCGTCCAAATTGTCTGACAGTGACAAAAAAACAGTCTACTATGCTCAAGGTGATGATGGGCTTCAGACAAATCCGTCTCACTCAACACATGGTCAATTAATTGATTTGGTCGGTGGAGTGAACGTTGCGGATTCCCTTAACCAGGGCAACACAACCGGCGGAATTCAGGTGTCCATTGAACAGGTAATCAGCTGGAATCCTGATGTGATTATTACCAATGACCCGGAATTCTATGCAAGCGTTTATGACAATCCGAACTGGGCAAAGCTGGATGCAGTTAAAAATAAGGAGGTTTACCTATCTCCACAATCCCCATTCAAATGGTTTGACAGGCCTGTTGGGGCAAACATGATTATCGGTGTTCCATGGACTGCAAAGGTAATATATCCTGACGATTACAAGGACATAAACATGGTGGATGCAACTAAGGAATTCTACTCCAACTTTTATCATTTTGATTTAAGTGATGATGAGGCTAAACAGATATTGATTGATTCAGGATTGAAGGAATCAAATTTATAG
- a CDS encoding FecCD family ABC transporter permease gives MDKETKEIVSIILLIFFPVIIFFASFLIGRYPISPIDVLNTLLSPIFPQLEVSPTITTIVFEIRLPRIIGALVVGACLAISGAAFQSIFKNPLVSSDLLGVSNGAGFGAALGILLSGANIITQIFAFIFGLISVSATYLISKSYKAGGILVLVLSGVAISAFFNALISAIKFIADPDDKLPEIVYWLMGSLASITVDKLLMIAIPVIIGLIILLALRWHMNLLAMGDEEAQSLGLNPSRVRLLIIAGCTLLTSAAVSISGIVGWIGLIIPHMSRMIVGPDNRTLLPASLSLGASFLLLIDNISRAVIAIEIPIGILTAIIGVPIFLYLLKRGYSEWS, from the coding sequence ATGGATAAGGAAACAAAAGAGATTGTAAGCATAATACTTCTAATCTTTTTTCCAGTAATTATATTCTTTGCTTCATTTCTAATTGGAAGATATCCGATCAGTCCGATTGATGTGCTAAATACATTATTGTCCCCAATATTTCCGCAGCTTGAAGTGTCCCCTACAATAACGACAATAGTATTTGAAATAAGGCTTCCAAGAATCATAGGAGCATTAGTGGTTGGAGCGTGCCTTGCTATTTCAGGCGCAGCATTCCAGTCAATATTCAAAAACCCTCTTGTCTCATCTGACCTTTTGGGTGTGTCAAACGGTGCGGGTTTCGGAGCTGCACTTGGAATCCTGCTCAGCGGAGCCAATATCATAACCCAAATTTTCGCATTCATATTCGGTTTGATTTCAGTGTCTGCAACCTATTTGATATCAAAATCCTATAAGGCCGGAGGAATACTTGTCTTGGTATTGTCAGGGGTTGCGATTTCCGCATTTTTCAATGCATTAATCTCAGCAATTAAATTTATAGCGGATCCTGATGACAAACTCCCTGAAATCGTTTATTGGCTGATGGGATCACTGGCCTCAATAACAGTCGATAAGCTATTGATGATTGCAATACCAGTCATTATCGGACTCATAATACTTCTGGCTTTAAGATGGCACATGAATCTGCTTGCGATGGGAGATGAAGAAGCACAATCACTCGGATTGAACCCCTCAAGAGTCAGGCTACTGATAATTGCGGGATGCACATTGCTGACATCAGCTGCAGTTTCAATAAGTGGAATAGTGGGCTGGATAGGTTTAATCATACCTCACATGTCCCGTATGATCGTGGGTCCAGATAATAGAACACTGCTTCCGGCATCACTGAGTCTGGGGGCAAGTTTCCTGCTACTGATTGACAATATTTCACGTGCAGTGATAGCCATTGAAATTCCAATAGGAATATTGACAGCAATCATTGGCGTTCCAATTTTCCTATACTTGCTTAAACGAGGTTATTCTGAATGGTCATAG
- a CDS encoding ABC transporter ATP-binding protein, translating to MVIENKLFEVKNISFDYDGEEIFSDISFSIESGDVLCILGPNGTGKTTLIKCLNGLNEINSGEILINGEDIKGLSFRQISKHVGYIPQSHVPSFPFKVFDVVLMGRAPYLNLTDSPKEEDRKIALDALKTLGIEGLKDKEYTNLSGGERQLVFLARVLCQKPDILILDEPTSHLDFGNQIKLLEIIDNLAKSGLSIIMSSHFPDHAFLSSTKVAIMKNKKFIDFGTPDDVVTEENLKRAYSIDVKLMELDDKRKVCVPMKTNLTLDL from the coding sequence ATGGTCATAGAAAATAAACTATTTGAAGTTAAAAATATCTCATTTGACTATGATGGAGAAGAAATTTTCTCAGACATTAGCTTTTCAATAGAAAGCGGAGACGTATTGTGCATTCTAGGGCCAAATGGAACAGGCAAAACCACATTAATAAAATGTCTGAACGGATTGAACGAGATTAACTCTGGAGAAATCCTAATCAATGGTGAGGACATCAAGGGTTTATCGTTTAGGCAAATTTCAAAACATGTTGGGTATATCCCACAATCACATGTTCCCTCATTTCCTTTCAAGGTCTTTGATGTTGTTTTGATGGGAAGGGCACCCTATTTGAATTTAACCGACTCTCCAAAGGAGGAAGATAGGAAAATAGCGCTTGATGCCCTGAAAACCCTTGGAATTGAAGGCCTTAAAGATAAGGAATACACCAATTTGAGTGGTGGGGAAAGGCAGCTGGTGTTTTTGGCAAGGGTGTTATGTCAAAAGCCGGATATTCTGATACTGGACGAACCGACCTCACACCTGGATTTTGGAAATCAGATCAAACTCCTGGAAATAATAGACAATCTTGCAAAATCGGGCTTGTCAATTATAATGTCTTCACACTTTCCGGATCATGCATTTTTAAGCTCAACAAAAGTTGCAATCATGAAGAATAAGAAATTCATTGATTTTGGAACTCCGGATGATGTGGTGACTGAAGAAAACTTGAAAAGGGCATATTCGATTGATGTTAAATTGATGGAATTAGATGACAAAAGAAAAGTTTGTGTACCAATGAAAACAAACTTAACATTAGATTTATAA
- a CDS encoding FmdE family protein, whose amino-acid sequence MNEKDYDEQLAKAAEFHGHVCGGIAIGTKLAMYGLELLGMELNQRHKNLIVFLEIDRCMSDAVQSVTGCSMGKRTLKQMYYGKFAATFLNQDTGEALRITDADANKKFKDEETKEEMIARFRRTPPEELFKVDKVRIELGPGDMPGKPYTTAFCSVCGEKVSDGRHKLIGGKPVCRSCAEGSYYELIEE is encoded by the coding sequence ATGAATGAAAAGGATTACGACGAACAGTTGGCAAAGGCCGCTGAGTTTCACGGTCATGTCTGCGGTGGAATCGCCATTGGAACAAAACTAGCAATGTATGGACTGGAGCTTTTGGGAATGGAATTAAATCAGAGGCATAAGAACCTAATCGTATTTTTGGAAATCGACAGGTGCATGTCTGATGCCGTGCAATCCGTTACCGGCTGTTCAATGGGTAAAAGAACCTTGAAACAGATGTATTACGGCAAGTTTGCTGCAACATTCCTTAACCAGGACACCGGTGAGGCTTTAAGAATCACTGATGCCGACGCCAATAAGAAATTCAAGGATGAGGAAACCAAGGAGGAGATGATTGCAAGATTTAGAAGAACTCCTCCTGAAGAGTTGTTCAAGGTCGACAAGGTCAGAATTGAATTGGGTCCGGGAGACATGCCTGGCAAACCCTACACCACTGCATTCTGTTCAGTGTGCGGTGAAAAGGTATCTGATGGAAGGCATAAGCTCATTGGTGGAAAACCGGTTTGCAGGTCATGTGCTGAAGGATCTTATTATGAATTAATTGAAGAATAA
- a CDS encoding peptide ABC transporter permease yields MDLIGGYLLVVMALFVANIALMLGNYNLGNLKVIILSLICSAITFAIMNASSLLNGQLSFLSDYFSYLFLAITIIIFVSIVYYIRRDDFKIPFYSISLAFVISTVLLSSQANLDFLSMALYSLLVFIILFVVYQLTKLLHHAKRQYPVVIGEYMSLFSILMFIFALTYDSTKALDYSMFSPFLILTPTYQLIYVIIGIIVVLVVGVLINDTRGK; encoded by the coding sequence ATGGATTTGATTGGAGGCTATTTGCTAGTAGTTATGGCATTATTTGTTGCAAATATTGCATTGATGCTTGGAAACTACAATTTAGGTAATTTGAAAGTCATAATATTGTCATTAATATGTTCTGCAATTACCTTTGCAATAATGAATGCCTCAAGTCTTTTAAATGGTCAATTATCATTTTTATCGGATTATTTCAGCTATTTGTTTTTGGCAATAACAATAATAATCTTCGTATCCATCGTATACTATATCAGGAGAGATGATTTTAAAATACCGTTTTATTCAATTTCTTTGGCATTTGTAATTTCAACAGTACTATTGTCATCCCAAGCAAATCTGGACTTTTTATCAATGGCCTTATATTCATTATTGGTTTTTATAATATTATTTGTTGTTTATCAACTCACAAAATTATTACATCACGCAAAAAGACAATATCCTGTAGTGATAGGTGAATACATGAGCTTGTTTTCCATATTGATGTTTATTTTTGCATTGACTTACGATTCCACAAAAGCTCTTGACTATTCAATGTTCAGTCCTTTTTTGATTTTAACTCCAACCTATCAGTTAATTTATGTTATTATAGGAATCATTGTTGTTTTGGTCGTTGGTGTCCTTATAAATGATACTAGGGGGAAATAA
- a CDS encoding MotA/TolQ/ExbB proton channel family protein, with protein sequence MIIQGTETLTSLIHIISESLLTPVVILIVISIVIVILAFGGLVNEFISRKAISSVDLEDLVRRVSFSTNVNQMKAEISNSDLFDYQKKILTRIADNHDIGPEARKALASELISAEETRLIKKTNKTDILVRVGPILGLLGTLIPLGPGLAALGTGDIAVLAQSLTIAFDTTVTGLSVGAVAFLISKYKKQWYESELIDVETVAEAELETINKW encoded by the coding sequence ATGATTATTCAAGGAACTGAAACGTTAACTTCGTTAATCCACATCATCTCTGAAAGTTTATTGACGCCGGTTGTTATTCTGATTGTAATCTCAATCGTCATAGTCATTTTAGCCTTTGGAGGATTGGTTAATGAGTTTATTTCAAGAAAAGCTATTTCATCTGTTGATTTGGAAGATTTGGTAAGGCGCGTTTCATTTTCAACCAATGTAAATCAGATGAAGGCAGAAATTTCCAACAGTGACCTGTTTGACTATCAAAAGAAAATATTGACAAGAATCGCAGACAATCATGATATTGGGCCTGAAGCGAGAAAGGCACTTGCAAGTGAATTAATCTCAGCAGAGGAAACCAGATTGATTAAAAAAACAAACAAGACTGATATTCTTGTTCGTGTCGGGCCTATTTTAGGATTGTTAGGTACATTGATACCATTGGGTCCGGGTCTTGCAGCTCTTGGAACCGGTGACATTGCGGTTTTGGCCCAATCTTTAACAATAGCATTCGATACAACCGTTACCGGATTGAGCGTTGGTGCTGTTGCTTTTTTAATATCCAAATACAAGAAACAGTGGTATGAGTCAGAATTGATTGATGTTGAGACCGTTGCTGAAGCGGAATTGGAAACTATTAACAAATGGTGA
- a CDS encoding DUF2149 domain-containing protein, translated as MLRKRRRISESIDDDPMGGLNNLSDAMLVLALGFLIFAIMALSANPDMITQSQSTQDVSTADTFTQNYTDAGGLEDSGYNEVGKVYEDPTTGELVMVSG; from the coding sequence ATGCTTAGGAAAAGAAGAAGGATTTCGGAATCTATCGATGATGACCCTATGGGTGGGTTAAACAACCTTTCAGATGCGATGCTTGTGTTGGCATTAGGCTTTTTGATCTTCGCAATCATGGCATTATCAGCCAATCCGGACATGATTACACAATCACAGTCAACTCAGGACGTTTCAACTGCGGATACATTCACACAAAACTACACTGATGCCGGAGGGCTTGAGGACAGTGGCTATAACGAGGTTGGAAAGGTTTATGAGGATCCGACCACAGGCGAACTTGTGATGGTATCGGGTTAA
- a CDS encoding 50S ribosomal protein L15e translates to MYKYIRDAWKNPDESYVRELMWQRAPKWKNQKAVQRIDRPTRLDRARSLGYRAKKGFVVVRTRVRRGGRRKTRRFNGRKPKRMGVNKITQAKSIQRIAEERVAKKYPNMEVLNSYWVWSTGKHKYYEVILVDPNSPSIINDKKINWICSKKHTNRALRGLTSAGNKGRGIKSKGKGSEQARRRDL, encoded by the coding sequence ATGTATAAATATATTAGAGACGCATGGAAAAACCCAGATGAGTCCTACGTACGTGAACTCATGTGGCAAAGAGCTCCAAAATGGAAAAATCAAAAAGCAGTTCAAAGAATTGACAGACCTACCAGGCTCGACAGAGCTAGAAGTTTAGGTTACAGAGCTAAAAAAGGTTTCGTAGTAGTAAGAACCAGAGTAAGACGTGGTGGAAGAAGGAAAACCCGTCGTTTCAATGGCCGTAAACCTAAAAGAATGGGTGTAAACAAAATTACCCAAGCAAAATCCATTCAAAGAATTGCTGAAGAACGTGTAGCTAAAAAATACCCTAACATGGAAGTTTTAAACTCTTACTGGGTATGGTCTACTGGAAAACATAAATATTATGAAGTAATTTTAGTTGATCCAAACAGTCCTTCTATCATTAACGATAAAAAAATCAATTGGATTTGCTCCAAAAAACACACTAACAGAGCTCTCAGAGGCTTAACTAGTGCTGGTAACAAAGGACGTGGAATCAAATCTAAAGGAAAAGGCTCAGAACAAGCTAGAAGAAGAGATTTATAA
- a CDS encoding RNA-binding protein, with translation MIHNIKFRAFVYEDESADEISQAILNILPEAEIEAEEAEGLLENKILILSGVVSKKRYTKAFFNTLLESVDLDKLNDDLERKMDEKGNWFLRFDKSDAFDEKWTILDKGDAIHLKVKIAAFPAKKQIAVDKVREAILN, from the coding sequence ATGATTCATAATATTAAATTCAGGGCTTTCGTTTATGAAGATGAAAGTGCCGATGAGATTTCTCAAGCTATTTTAAACATTCTTCCTGAAGCCGAAATAGAGGCTGAAGAGGCTGAAGGATTACTTGAGAACAAGATACTTATTTTATCTGGTGTCGTTTCTAAAAAACGATACACTAAGGCTTTTTTCAACACACTTTTGGAAAGCGTTGATTTGGATAAGCTCAATGACGATTTGGAACGTAAGATGGATGAGAAGGGAAACTGGTTTTTACGTTTTGACAAATCAGATGCCTTTGATGAAAAATGGACCATTCTTGACAAGGGTGATGCAATACACCTTAAAGTTAAGATTGCGGCTTTTCCTGCCAAAAAGCAGATTGCCGTTGATAAGGTCCGTGAAGCTATCTTAAATTAG
- a CDS encoding Ig-like domain-containing protein has translation MEKKSYYLILLLVAFVICIGVFWFQFNNNVATFIMINETEVAEGGSFSGMLVDAYGYGVANQTITFHKPGYEMGTLVDVTTDENGQFTVEDAQYLPDTGKDNYYGDFTFAGNGKYVGCTYAGNVTVVSN, from the coding sequence ATGGAAAAGAAAAGTTATTACCTGATACTATTATTGGTTGCCTTCGTTATCTGTATTGGAGTGTTCTGGTTCCAGTTCAACAATAATGTGGCTACTTTTATAATGATTAATGAGACTGAAGTCGCAGAAGGAGGATCATTTTCCGGAATGCTGGTTGATGCATACGGATATGGCGTTGCAAATCAGACAATAACCTTCCACAAGCCAGGATATGAAATGGGTACTTTAGTCGATGTGACAACTGATGAAAATGGACAGTTCACGGTTGAAGATGCCCAATATTTGCCTGATACGGGTAAAGACAATTATTATGGTGATTTCACATTCGCAGGCAATGGAAAGTATGTGGGTTGCACTTATGCAGGTAATGTGACAGTTGTGTCTAATTAG
- a CDS encoding helix-turn-helix transcriptional regulator, with amino-acid sequence MRNHIKQLRKENNITLNDLSVMSDVPVEELEAIEDGTIEPTLLDAYNIKKALNQEFLADVFVFE; translated from the coding sequence ATGAGGAACCATATCAAACAGTTGAGAAAAGAAAACAACATCACATTGAATGACCTTTCAGTCATGTCAGATGTTCCTGTTGAGGAATTGGAGGCAATAGAGGATGGCACAATTGAACCAACGTTGCTTGATGCGTATAATATTAAAAAGGCATTAAATCAGGAATTCCTTGCCGATGTATTTGTATTCGAATAA
- a CDS encoding alpha/beta hydrolase: MKLENCQYKTSDNSIINYYEADSSNPILLIIHAQSANSSSYSDVIKELSKRFHLILIDCYGHGKSSHNREKYNIVSQGDDLIEFIKCKTDEKISILGHSSGGLIACYIASKSDLCDNLILEDPPIFSCAGEKRFKYYNYNDLSTVCHNFINQDEEKDFVYYYFMNQYMWNFFPENSREKIRSKSGKSALKYRKKHPDKPLKIRFWPKKFLEAFNGMEEYDPYFGENFYNDAFNCNIDYNRLLSQISCKTLFMKANTEIGDDSIIMGALTDEDLQQVTDLINDITVEYFDCGHGIHNEKKKEFVKSVIETLK, from the coding sequence ATGAAACTTGAAAATTGCCAATACAAGACATCTGACAACAGCATAATCAACTATTATGAAGCTGACAGCAGCAACCCCATACTTTTGATAATTCATGCCCAAAGTGCAAACTCAAGCAGCTATTCCGATGTAATCAAGGAACTGTCAAAAAGATTCCATCTGATTCTGATTGATTGCTATGGCCACGGAAAAAGCTCCCACAACAGGGAAAAATACAATATAGTAAGCCAGGGCGATGATTTGATTGAATTTATAAAATGCAAAACTGATGAAAAGATATCCATATTGGGCCATTCCTCAGGAGGCCTCATTGCCTGCTATATCGCTTCAAAATCAGATCTCTGCGATAATCTTATACTGGAAGACCCTCCGATCTTTTCATGTGCAGGGGAAAAAAGGTTCAAGTACTACAACTACAACGACCTTTCAACGGTCTGCCACAACTTCATCAATCAGGATGAAGAGAAAGATTTTGTGTACTATTACTTCATGAACCAGTACATGTGGAACTTCTTTCCCGAAAATTCAAGGGAAAAAATCAGAAGCAAATCCGGAAAATCCGCACTGAAATACAGAAAAAAACATCCCGACAAACCTCTGAAAATAAGATTCTGGCCAAAAAAATTCCTAGAGGCATTCAATGGAATGGAGGAGTATGACCCTTACTTTGGAGAGAATTTCTACAACGACGCATTCAACTGCAACATCGACTACAACAGACTTCTTTCACAAATAAGCTGCAAAACCCTATTCATGAAGGCAAATACCGAAATTGGAGATGACAGCATCATTATGGGTGCCCTGACCGATGAAGACCTTCAGCAGGTAACAGACCTAATCAATGATATAACTGTGGAATATTTTGACTGTGGACATGGAATCCACAATGAAAAGAAAAAGGAGTTTGTAAAAAGCGTGATTGAAACCTTAAAATGA
- a CDS encoding CPBP family intramembrane glutamic endopeptidase, with protein MVAIVAVFYLTVGPEFVKSVFSGGYEALTSPMAILFTDLLIIIFIPSLYIASKIVNDRPFSSYSSSRGGWNFKLFFKALVIPVILYIIFMAIDTAIRGPEGTYSFSLAFLLVILISVPLQSIAEEYVFRGFFMQTLGSWFRIPVLVLVLQAIIFALGHGYNSIGIFETFVSGIGFGFFAWKTNGIEVSSALHVANNFAVGLFVMLGLQASNSTPQLWDVATSIVFLIILYVIMYYVGKKTDWFGEIPENAQNEGLFNL; from the coding sequence ATGGTAGCTATAGTAGCGGTTTTTTACCTAACAGTGGGGCCTGAATTTGTTAAATCCGTTTTCAGTGGAGGATATGAAGCATTAACATCTCCAATGGCGATATTGTTTACTGATTTGCTTATTATTATATTTATCCCGTCATTATATATTGCATCAAAAATTGTTAATGACAGGCCGTTTTCTTCCTATTCCTCTTCACGCGGAGGATGGAATTTCAAGCTCTTTTTCAAGGCATTGGTAATTCCGGTAATATTGTATATAATATTTATGGCAATAGACACCGCTATTAGAGGACCTGAAGGCACATATAGTTTCTCATTAGCATTTCTTCTTGTAATCCTGATTTCTGTACCTCTCCAATCCATTGCAGAGGAGTATGTATTCCGTGGATTTTTTATGCAAACATTGGGCTCATGGTTTAGAATACCTGTTTTAGTGCTGGTTCTTCAAGCCATAATATTTGCACTGGGCCATGGATATAACTCCATAGGAATCTTTGAAACATTTGTTTCAGGTATTGGTTTTGGATTTTTTGCATGGAAGACAAATGGTATAGAAGTAAGTTCCGCTCTTCATGTTGCGAATAATTTTGCTGTTGGCTTGTTCGTCATGCTTGGGCTGCAGGCATCAAATTCCACTCCGCAATTATGGGATGTTGCAACATCAATTGTCTTTTTAATAATTCTATACGTTATAATGTATTACGTTGGAAAGAAAACTGACTGGTTTGGCGAAATCCCGGAAAACGCTCAAAATGAAGGATTATTCAATTTATGA